The following are from one region of the Rhipicephalus microplus isolate Deutch F79 chromosome 1, USDA_Rmic, whole genome shotgun sequence genome:
- the LOC142814855 gene encoding uncharacterized protein LOC142814855: MSSHIRLFHRRNQSREQRLLAIQQAATAASRGQHLSRDMKALLTNLSPAERRLVAIKNNLQVTPGQAVPFRRVRSQSVMFQVDPSRRSPVRTRSLSVSDFGDRSRLQQLGAPQRLTEHEEDDRFRTYTRQVYVLFAVLAAVVAAVACYTFQRIHHRRDQQPQDATQQLDL; encoded by the exons GTCGTCGCACATCCGGCTGTTCCACCGGCGCAACCAAAGCCGCGAGCAGCGGCTTCTGGCCATCCAGCAGGCGGCCACCGCGGCCAGCAGGGGCCAGCATCTGTCGCGGGATATGAAGGCCCTGCTCACCAACCTGTCGCCCGCAGAGCGAAGGCTGGTAGCCATCAAGAACAACCTACAG GTGACGCCTGGCCAGGCGGTGCCCTTTAGGCGGGTGCGTTCGCAGTCGGTGATGTTCCAGGTTGACCCCAGTCGACGGAGCCCCGTGCGCACTCGCTCGCTGTCGGTCAGCGATTTCGGCGACCGGTCCCGGCTGCAACAGCTAGGCGCACCGCAGCGACTCACGGAGCACGAGGAGGACGACCGATTCAGGACGTACACGCGTCAGGTCTATGTCCTGTTTGCGGTGCTGGCCGCGGTTGTCGCCGCAGTCGCTTGCTACACCTTCCAGAGGATCCACCACCGGAGGGACCAACAGCCCCAGGATGCGACCCAACAGCTGGACTTATGA